The following coding sequences are from one Eucalyptus grandis isolate ANBG69807.140 chromosome 11, ASM1654582v1, whole genome shotgun sequence window:
- the LOC104426050 gene encoding mitochondrial fission protein ELM1 isoform X3 — MQLVIDESYVLFLCASMLYVHLDGGMHTQVHMLVCSLLWLIPGFICLSNCGLTSFLISGASLLVQRVTRPRGGINEWLRWIPVSFHKKINYVVKRVWGDSRFQTTVESNKVRPFSAEKSGLLEADPKQIAVMARESFEKEGPLLVIASGRDTIPVASTIRRLAPENVFVIQIQHPRSRLDRFDLVITPRHDYYPQTAHAQGQIPWLLRRWITPRDHPDSHVILTVGALHQADSTALKSATFTWHDELAYLPKPLLVVNIGGPTSNCPYGDDLAKELITKLQNVMWSCGSLRISFSRRTPVRVSEMFVKEFRANSKVHIWDGEGPNPHMGHLAWADAFVVTADSVSMLSEVCSTGKPVYVGGAERCKWKFADFQNSLQERGAVRAFTGKEDGVAEENLHTIETFTDMTE, encoded by the exons ATGCAATTGGTAATTGATGAATCCtatgttttatttctttgtgCGAGCATGCTTTACGTCCATCTAGATGGTGGGATGCACACTCAAGTACACATGTTGGTCTGCTCCCTTCTATGGTTAATTCCTGGATTCATTTGCCTTTCTAATTGTGGATTAACTTCCTTTCTGATATCAGGCGCTTCGTTACTTGTACAGCGCGTGACTAGGCCTAGAGGAGGGATTAATGAATGGCTTCGTTGGATCCCGGTTTCcttccataaaaaaattaattatgtcGTGAAAAGAGTTTGGGGTGATTCAAGGTTTCAAACGACGGTTGAGAGCAATAAAGTCAGGCCTTTTTCAGCTGAAAAAAGTG GATTATTGGAAGCTGATCCAAAACAGATTGCAGTAATGGCTCGTGAATCATTTGAAAA GGAGGGCCCACTGTTGGTGATTGCATCTGGGCGGGACACTATTCCTGTTGCAAGCACAATAAGAAGGTTGGCTCCGGAGAATGTTTTTGTTATTCAG ATACAACATCCGAGGTCCCGTCTAGATAGGTTTGATTTGGTGATTACTCCTCGTCATGATTATTATCCACAGACAGCTCACGCGCAAGGGCAAATTCCTTGGCTTCTTCGAAGGTGGATAACTCCACGTGATCATCCCGATAGTCATGTG ATTCTCACTGTGGGCGCCCTTCATCAAGCTGATTCTACTGCTCTTAAAAGTGCTACCTTCACCTGGCATGATGAGTTGGCATATCTTCCGAAGCCCTTGCTTGTGGTCAATATTGGCGGTCCCACAA GCAATTGTCCCTATGGTGATGATCTTGCAAAGGAGTTGATAACTAAGCTGCAGAATGTCATGTGGAGCTGTGGAAGTCTCAGAATATCTTTCTCTAGGAGGACTCCTGTGAGG GTGTCCGAAATGTTTGTTAAAGAATTCAGGGCTAATTCTAAAGTTCACATTTGGGATGGTGAAG GTCCAAACCCACACATGGGACATTTGGCTTGGGCTGATGCTTTTGTTGTAACAGCTGATTCTGTGAGCATGTTGAGTGAGGTCTGCAGTACAGG GAAGCCAGTTTATGTTGGTGGAGCTGAACGGTGTAAGTGGAAGTTTGCTGACTTCCAGAATTCCTTGCAAGAACGAGGAGCAGTTCGAGCATTCACTGGAAAGGAAGAT GGAGTCGCTGAAGAAAATTTGCACACAATAGAAACATTTACAGATATGACAGAATGA
- the LOC104426052 gene encoding casparian strip membrane protein 1: MKSGDSATIDVPDSTASGGATAKGKGVTVVAAPRAGGWNKGVAIFDFILRLCAIVTALAAAAAMGTSDETLPFFTQFFQFQASYDDLPTFQFFVIAMAIVGGYLVLSLPFSIVCIIRTHAAGLRMLLLVLDTMALTLTTAAGAAAAAIVYLAHNGNPNTNWLAICQQFGDFCQKVSGAVVASMVTAVVFVVLVIVSAMALRRT, from the exons ATGAAGAGCGGTGACTCAGCCACCATCGATGTTCCTGACTCAACTGCCAGCGGTGGCGCCACTGCCAAAGGGAAAGGAGTAACGGTCGTGGCAGCTCCCCGGGCTGGAGGATGGAACAAAGGGGTGGCCATATTCGACTTCATACTGAGGTTGTGCGCAATTGTGACTGCACTTGCCGCTGCTGCTGCCATGGGAACGAGTGACGAGACTCTTCCCTTCTTCACTCAGTTCTTCCAGTTTCAAGCTAGCTACGACGACCTCCCGACTTTTCA GTTCTTTGTGATTGCGATGGCAATAGTCGGGGGCTACCTAGTCCTCTCGCTTCCCTTCTCCATCGTATGCATCATCCGAACCCACGCCGCTGGCCTCAGAATGCTCCTGCTCGTTTTGGACACT ATGGCCCTCACACTGACCACAGCAGCTGGGGCCGCGGCTGCAGCCATAGTGTACTTGGCCCACAACGGCAATCCGAACACGAATTGGCTCGCCATATGCCAGCAGTTTGGCGACTTCTGCCAGAAAGTGAGTGGGGCCGTGGTAGCGTCGATGGTCACGGCCGTCGTCTTCGTGGTGCTCGTGATTGTCTCCGCCATGGCTCTTCGTAGGACGTGA
- the LOC104426050 gene encoding mitochondrial fission protein ELM1 isoform X1 yields MQLVIDESYVLFLCASMLYVHLDGGMHTQVHMLVCSLLWLIPGFICLSNCGLTSFLISGASLLVQRVTRPRGGINEWLRWIPVSFHKKINYVVKRVWGDSRFQTTVESNKVRPFSAEKSGLLEADPKQIAVMARESFEKEGPLLVIASGRDTIPVASTIRRLAPENVFVIQIQHPRSRLDRFDLVITPRHDYYPQTAHAQGQIPWLLRRWITPRDHPDSHVILTVGALHQADSTALKSATFTWHDELAYLPKPLLVVNIGGPTSNCPYGDDLAKELITKLQNVMWSCGSLRISFSRRTPVRVSEMFVKEFRANSKVHIWDGEGPNPHMGHLAWADAFVVTADSVSMLSEVCSTGKPVYVGGAERCKWKFADFQNSLQERGAVRAFTGKEDISEIWSYPPLNDTAESAAQVHEALAKRGWKICT; encoded by the exons ATGCAATTGGTAATTGATGAATCCtatgttttatttctttgtgCGAGCATGCTTTACGTCCATCTAGATGGTGGGATGCACACTCAAGTACACATGTTGGTCTGCTCCCTTCTATGGTTAATTCCTGGATTCATTTGCCTTTCTAATTGTGGATTAACTTCCTTTCTGATATCAGGCGCTTCGTTACTTGTACAGCGCGTGACTAGGCCTAGAGGAGGGATTAATGAATGGCTTCGTTGGATCCCGGTTTCcttccataaaaaaattaattatgtcGTGAAAAGAGTTTGGGGTGATTCAAGGTTTCAAACGACGGTTGAGAGCAATAAAGTCAGGCCTTTTTCAGCTGAAAAAAGTG GATTATTGGAAGCTGATCCAAAACAGATTGCAGTAATGGCTCGTGAATCATTTGAAAA GGAGGGCCCACTGTTGGTGATTGCATCTGGGCGGGACACTATTCCTGTTGCAAGCACAATAAGAAGGTTGGCTCCGGAGAATGTTTTTGTTATTCAG ATACAACATCCGAGGTCCCGTCTAGATAGGTTTGATTTGGTGATTACTCCTCGTCATGATTATTATCCACAGACAGCTCACGCGCAAGGGCAAATTCCTTGGCTTCTTCGAAGGTGGATAACTCCACGTGATCATCCCGATAGTCATGTG ATTCTCACTGTGGGCGCCCTTCATCAAGCTGATTCTACTGCTCTTAAAAGTGCTACCTTCACCTGGCATGATGAGTTGGCATATCTTCCGAAGCCCTTGCTTGTGGTCAATATTGGCGGTCCCACAA GCAATTGTCCCTATGGTGATGATCTTGCAAAGGAGTTGATAACTAAGCTGCAGAATGTCATGTGGAGCTGTGGAAGTCTCAGAATATCTTTCTCTAGGAGGACTCCTGTGAGG GTGTCCGAAATGTTTGTTAAAGAATTCAGGGCTAATTCTAAAGTTCACATTTGGGATGGTGAAG GTCCAAACCCACACATGGGACATTTGGCTTGGGCTGATGCTTTTGTTGTAACAGCTGATTCTGTGAGCATGTTGAGTGAGGTCTGCAGTACAGG GAAGCCAGTTTATGTTGGTGGAGCTGAACGGTGTAAGTGGAAGTTTGCTGACTTCCAGAATTCCTTGCAAGAACGAGGAGCAGTTCGAGCATTCACTGGAAAGGAAGAT ATATCTGAGATCTGGAGCTATCCTCCACTTAATGACACTGCCGAGTCTGCTGCTCAGGTGCATGAAGCACTTGCCAAGCGCGGATGGAAGATATGCACGTGA
- the LOC104426049 gene encoding peptidyl-prolyl cis-trans isomerase CYP18-2 translates to MWATAEGGPPEVTLETSMGSFTVELYFKHAPRTSRNFIELSRRGYYDNVRFHRIIKDFIVQGGDPTGTGRGGESIYGKKFEDEIKPELKHTGAGILSMANAGPNTNGSQFFITLAPCPSLDGKHTIFGRVCRGMEIIKRLGSVQTDNNDRPIHDVKILRTSVKD, encoded by the exons ATGTGGGCGACCGCGGAAGGAGGTCCTCCCGAGGTCACTCTCGAGACCTCCATGGGTTCTTTCACCGTCGAG CTATACTTCAAGCATGCGCCGAGGACTAGCCGGAACTTCATCGAACTCTCTCGGAGGGGTTACTACGATAACGTCAGGTTCCACCGAATCATCAAG GACTTCATCGTGCAAGGTGGGGATCCCACCGGGACTGGAAGGGGTGGAGAATCGATCTACGG TAAAAAGTTTGAGGATGAGATAAAACCAGAACTGAAGCACACGGGTGCAGGTATCCTGTCCATGGCAAATGCTGGACCAAACACCAACGGCAGCCAGTTCTTCATCACCTTGGCGCCATGCCCTTCACTTGATG GAAAACACACAATATTTGGACGAGTATGCAGAGGAATGGAGATTATCAAAAGACTTGGGAGTGTCCAAACAGACAACAATGATAG ACCGATCCATGATGTGAAGATATTGCGGACATCAGTAAAAGATTGA
- the LOC104426050 gene encoding mitochondrial fission protein ELM1 isoform X2, with the protein MRPIRLPEPPPGFNGAPDVLGGAIRRALVVGNGFAGAESQCVGLVRALGLADRHSLQRVTRPRGGINEWLRWIPVSFHKKINYVVKRVWGDSRFQTTVESNKVRPFSAEKSGLLEADPKQIAVMARESFEKEGPLLVIASGRDTIPVASTIRRLAPENVFVIQIQHPRSRLDRFDLVITPRHDYYPQTAHAQGQIPWLLRRWITPRDHPDSHVILTVGALHQADSTALKSATFTWHDELAYLPKPLLVVNIGGPTSNCPYGDDLAKELITKLQNVMWSCGSLRISFSRRTPVRVSEMFVKEFRANSKVHIWDGEGPNPHMGHLAWADAFVVTADSVSMLSEVCSTGKPVYVGGAERCKWKFADFQNSLQERGAVRAFTGKEDISEIWSYPPLNDTAESAAQVHEALAKRGWKICT; encoded by the exons ATGAGGCCGATAAGGCTTCCCGAGCCGCCGCCGGGATTCAACGGCGCGCCCGACGTCCTCGGCGGCGCCATCCGGCGAGCGCTCGTCGTCGGCAACGGCTTCGCCGGCGCCGAGAGCCAGTGCGTCGGTTTGGTCCGCGCTCTCGGCCTCGCCGATCGCCACTCTCTACAA CGCGTGACTAGGCCTAGAGGAGGGATTAATGAATGGCTTCGTTGGATCCCGGTTTCcttccataaaaaaattaattatgtcGTGAAAAGAGTTTGGGGTGATTCAAGGTTTCAAACGACGGTTGAGAGCAATAAAGTCAGGCCTTTTTCAGCTGAAAAAAGTG GATTATTGGAAGCTGATCCAAAACAGATTGCAGTAATGGCTCGTGAATCATTTGAAAA GGAGGGCCCACTGTTGGTGATTGCATCTGGGCGGGACACTATTCCTGTTGCAAGCACAATAAGAAGGTTGGCTCCGGAGAATGTTTTTGTTATTCAG ATACAACATCCGAGGTCCCGTCTAGATAGGTTTGATTTGGTGATTACTCCTCGTCATGATTATTATCCACAGACAGCTCACGCGCAAGGGCAAATTCCTTGGCTTCTTCGAAGGTGGATAACTCCACGTGATCATCCCGATAGTCATGTG ATTCTCACTGTGGGCGCCCTTCATCAAGCTGATTCTACTGCTCTTAAAAGTGCTACCTTCACCTGGCATGATGAGTTGGCATATCTTCCGAAGCCCTTGCTTGTGGTCAATATTGGCGGTCCCACAA GCAATTGTCCCTATGGTGATGATCTTGCAAAGGAGTTGATAACTAAGCTGCAGAATGTCATGTGGAGCTGTGGAAGTCTCAGAATATCTTTCTCTAGGAGGACTCCTGTGAGG GTGTCCGAAATGTTTGTTAAAGAATTCAGGGCTAATTCTAAAGTTCACATTTGGGATGGTGAAG GTCCAAACCCACACATGGGACATTTGGCTTGGGCTGATGCTTTTGTTGTAACAGCTGATTCTGTGAGCATGTTGAGTGAGGTCTGCAGTACAGG GAAGCCAGTTTATGTTGGTGGAGCTGAACGGTGTAAGTGGAAGTTTGCTGACTTCCAGAATTCCTTGCAAGAACGAGGAGCAGTTCGAGCATTCACTGGAAAGGAAGAT ATATCTGAGATCTGGAGCTATCCTCCACTTAATGACACTGCCGAGTCTGCTGCTCAGGTGCATGAAGCACTTGCCAAGCGCGGATGGAAGATATGCACGTGA